Proteins encoded together in one Cryptosporangium aurantiacum window:
- a CDS encoding DUF4233 domain-containing protein: protein MTGTDDDVPNTDEEPARPSGLKNPGAAVRGVGAATLGLEFLVLLLAIQPLRTLVPDASGAAAGLAGGLALLCLLAAGLLRYSWAWTATTVLQVLIVVSGVVHWMLGAVGIIFLLVWIYVLNVRKTVLGSAQ from the coding sequence ATGACCGGTACCGACGACGACGTCCCGAACACGGACGAGGAGCCGGCGCGGCCGTCCGGGCTGAAGAATCCCGGCGCGGCGGTCCGTGGTGTCGGCGCGGCCACGCTCGGGCTCGAGTTCCTGGTGCTGCTGCTGGCGATCCAGCCGCTGCGCACGCTGGTCCCGGATGCCTCGGGCGCTGCGGCCGGGCTGGCCGGCGGGCTCGCGCTGCTCTGCCTGCTGGCCGCGGGGCTGCTCCGGTACAGCTGGGCCTGGACCGCGACGACCGTCCTGCAGGTTCTCATCGTCGTGAGCGGCGTCGTGCATTGGATGCTGGGCGCGGTGGGCATCATTTTCCTTCTCGTGTGGATCTATGTCCTCAACGTCCGGAAAACCGTGCTGGGTAGCGCGCAGTAA
- a CDS encoding glutamate ligase domain-containing protein: protein MVPDRERIVALLDLLGNPQRAYPAIHLTGTNGKTSTSRMIDSLLKAFGLRAGRYTSPHLESVTERISLDGDPIPAGKFAAAYDEVAPMADLLDAKNSASQAGGDPVTYFEFTTAMAFAAFADAPVDVAVVEVGLGGEWDATNVLEAGVAVVTPISLDHAALLGGSVTSIATEKAGIIHEGASVITAVQPAEAIEPLVSRAASVGASVAREGVEFGVLDRAIAVGGQQLRLKGLAGEYDEIFLPLYGAHQAQNAVLALAAVEAFLGAAPGRPLAADAVRDGFAAVRSPGRLERLRTSPTVLVDAAHNPAGMTATVQAMAEAFAFRKLVAVVAVLDDKDYRGMLELLEPVADAIVVTENSSPRRLPVDALAAVAVDVFGADRVDVASRLDDAIESAVTIAEEDDGGDAPLAGAGVLVTGSVVTAADARRLLAR from the coding sequence ATGGTGCCCGACCGGGAGCGGATCGTCGCGCTGCTCGACCTGCTCGGTAACCCGCAGCGGGCCTATCCCGCGATCCACCTCACCGGCACCAACGGCAAGACCTCGACGTCCCGGATGATCGACAGCCTCCTCAAGGCCTTCGGGCTACGGGCGGGCCGGTACACCAGCCCGCACCTGGAGTCGGTCACCGAGCGGATCTCGCTCGACGGCGACCCGATCCCGGCCGGGAAGTTCGCCGCGGCCTACGACGAGGTCGCGCCGATGGCCGACCTGCTCGACGCCAAGAACAGTGCTTCCCAGGCCGGTGGGGACCCGGTCACCTACTTCGAGTTCACGACCGCGATGGCGTTCGCCGCGTTCGCCGACGCCCCGGTCGACGTCGCGGTGGTCGAGGTGGGCCTCGGCGGCGAGTGGGACGCGACGAACGTCCTGGAGGCCGGCGTCGCGGTGGTCACGCCGATCAGCCTGGATCACGCCGCGCTGCTCGGGGGTTCGGTCACGAGCATCGCGACCGAGAAGGCCGGCATCATCCACGAGGGCGCCAGCGTGATCACCGCGGTGCAGCCGGCCGAGGCCATCGAGCCGCTGGTGTCTCGTGCGGCGTCGGTCGGTGCGTCGGTCGCCCGTGAGGGCGTGGAGTTCGGCGTCCTCGATCGGGCGATCGCGGTCGGCGGCCAGCAGCTCCGGCTGAAGGGTCTGGCCGGCGAGTACGACGAGATCTTCCTGCCGCTGTACGGCGCGCACCAGGCTCAGAACGCCGTGCTGGCGCTCGCCGCGGTCGAAGCCTTCCTCGGCGCGGCTCCCGGACGTCCGCTCGCCGCCGACGCGGTCCGGGACGGCTTCGCGGCGGTTCGTTCGCCCGGACGCCTGGAGCGGTTGCGCACGTCGCCGACCGTCCTCGTGGACGCGGCTCACAACCCGGCCGGGATGACCGCGACCGTGCAGGCGATGGCGGAGGCGTTCGCGTTCCGCAAGCTCGTCGCGGTGGTCGCGGTCCTCGACGACAAGGACTACCGGGGGATGCTGGAGCTGCTCGAACCGGTGGCGGACGCGATCGTGGTGACCGAGAACTCCTCGCCGCGGCGGCTGCCGGTCGACGCGCTCGCCGCGGTGGCGGTCGACGTCTTCGGCGCCGACCGGGTCGACGTCGCATCCCGGCTGGACGACGCGATCGAGTCGGCGGTGACGATCGCCGAGGAGGACGACGGCGGCGACGCACCGCTGGCCGGGGCAGGCGTGCTGGTCACCGGGTCGGTCGTCACCGCAGCGGACGCACGGAGGCTGCTGGCCCGATGA